A genomic window from Elaeis guineensis isolate ETL-2024a chromosome 3, EG11, whole genome shotgun sequence includes:
- the LOC105042024 gene encoding LOW QUALITY PROTEIN: uncharacterized protein (The sequence of the model RefSeq protein was modified relative to this genomic sequence to represent the inferred CDS: inserted 2 bases in 1 codon), whose protein sequence is MVLANSATHQMMKVEMEDXGDDTVSDLSSSPMERVRPARRLWRRNRGLDHELLTKMNELEGLLAAHKMARAGDLQLDRMHKARERRPAPDRSPEIGNAVDFDGNFSLSIGDDEGCSYHAKKLECLRGRLYEKYMEKRDAKLREEWGLRRTYKEAKMKAMLDSLEQSQAELKARFGRSEERKDLAFQVRHAEKLKSFVARSMMKDTEQQTVEFIQTKEEENLEQKVQYVQFKFYDDTRLNDGSSSSTDSKKLYSSRSVPSSTSQKSVAPNSRSPIKSGSIRQRTQPENPLIQSVSNNSHHRKENMKPLAGTSKITPRSQSWTHARSMSISEGVHIVKEEKPPRSKSMRNISISSGELKDLSSVNTSIPRPTPSRFSKEQSKQTSNRFQKIHESKPFLRRGNGIGPGAGAAIARSRTCIASEMQKSGEESEGLVGQYECSPDTVEYKDEEELGRTSSEGRETGFPSDSDSGKSRSSQELGSISDPRPANGDDFTAISKADDDSPTASKFIASAGSMEELQEQNPESWNSHIKYPHSNSHEASDVDASVAMNQMEEADPARVRKKWKKAEKLVLATKDSHQPRNGVAEGFRRWFKFGKKRKVVKSIINVTVSVSAASGAGDDIENDRDLASQSSDDLRKLRMDYSVPAYHDINEGKVFPDQVPSLHCSSPGAPTNSIPKEDCVCGNSPKARGENPSLSDRTTVYSISIFQPCQSMIY, encoded by the exons ATGGTTTTGGCAAATTCTGCTACTCATCAGATGATGAAGGTGGAAATGGAAGA GGGAGATGACACAGTTTCTGATTTGAGTTCTTCTCCGATGGAGAGAGTTCGGCCGGCGAGGCGGCTGTGGAGAAGGAACAGAGGATTGGATCATGAGCTGCTGACGAAGATGAATGAACTGGAAGGACTCTTGGCTGCTCATAAGATGGCCAGAGCTGGAGACTTGCAGTTAGATCGCATGCACAAGGCTAGGGAGAGAAGACCAGCTCCTGATCGATCGCCGGAGATTGGTAACGCAGTGGATTTTGATGGCAATTTTTCTTTGAGCATCGGGGATGATGAGGGTTGCAGTTACCATGCGAAGAAGTTGGAATGTTTGAGAGGAAGGTTGTATGAGAAATATATGGAGAAGAGAGATGCAAAGCTGAGGGAGGAGTGGGGATTGAGGAGGACATATAAGGAAGCTAAGATGAAGGCTATGTTGGACAGCTTGGAACAGAGTCAGGCAGAGTTGAAGGCTCGATTTGGAAGATCTGAGGAGAGAAAGGATTTGGCTTTTCAGGTTCGACATGCGGAGAAGCTGAAATCCTTCGTTGCTCGTTCCATGATGAAGGATACAGAACAG CAGACAGTAGAGTTCATCCAGACAAAGGAGGAAGAAAATCTTGAACAGAAGGTTCAGTATGTTCAGTTTAAATTCTATGATGATACACGACTTAATGATGGTTCTTCTAGCAGCACTGACTCTAAGAAGCTATACTCTAGTAGAAGTGTACCTTCCTCCACATCTCAAAAATCAGTTGCACCCAATAGCAGATCTCCTATCAAATCTGGTTCCATAAGACAAAGGACTCAGCCTGAAAATCCTCTAATACAATCAGTTTCCAACAATTCTCACCACAGGAAGGAAAATATGAAGCCATTGGCCGGAACTAGCAAGATAACCCCTCGTTCACAATCGTGGACGCATGCTCGAAGCATGAGCATCAGTGAAGGTGTTCATATTGTCAAGGAAGAGAAGCCTCCAAGGTCCAAGTCTATGCGAAACATCTCAATTAGTTCTGGTGAGTTAAAAGACCTTTCATCAGTAAACACTAGCATCCCCAGACCGACACCGTCAAGATTTTCGAAGGAGCAAAGCAAGCAAACCTCCAACAGGTTCCAAAAGATACACGAGTCGAAGCCGTTTCTTAGAAGGGGCAATGGGATAGGACCTGGTGCTGGAGCTGCTATAGCTAGATCCAGGACCTGCATAGCTTCTGAGATGCAGAAAAGTGGAGAGGAGTCTGAAGGGTTGGTAGGTCAGTATGAATGTTCACCTGACACAGTTGAATATAAGGATGAAGAAGAATTAGGAAGAACATCCAGTGAAGGCAGGGAAACTGGTTTTCCTTCTGACTCAGATAGTGGGAAATCAAGATCCAGCCAAGAATTAGGAAGTATTAGTGATCCCAGACCTGCTAATGGTGATGACTTTACAGCTATATCTAAAGCAGATGATGATTCACCTACTGCTTCTAAGTTTATCGCCTCTGCAGGGAGTATGGAAGAGTTACAAGAACAAAATCCTGAATCTTGGAACTCACACATCAAATATCCACATTCCAATTCTCATGAGGCATCGGATGTTGATGCTTCGGTGGCTATGAACCAAATGGAGGAGGCTGATCCTGCTCGagtaaggaagaaatggaagaaAGCTGAGAAACTTGTTCTTGCCACTAAAGATTCCCATCAACCGCGAAATGGTGTGGCAGAAGGGTTCAGGAGATGGTTTAAATTTGGGAAGAAACGCAAGGTGGTGAAAAGTATAATAAATGTTACGGTATCCGTCTCAGCagcttctggagctggtgatgaTATAGAAAATGACCGTGATCTGGCAAGCCAATCATCGGATGATCTAAGGAAGTTGAGAATGGACTACTCAGTTCCTGCTTACCATGACATAAATGAGGGCAAGGTTTTTCCTGATCAAG TTCCATCATTACATTGCTCCAGTCCAGGTGCTCCTACAAACTCCATACCGAAGGAAGATTGCGTATGTGGAAACTCTCCAAAAG CAAGGGGAGAAAATCCAAGCTTAAGTGACAGAACGACGGTCTACAGCATCAGCATTTTCCAACCATGCCAGAGCATGATATATTAA